A part of Candidatus Poribacteria bacterium genomic DNA contains:
- a CDS encoding ribbon-helix-helix domain-containing protein, translating into MSSMTRSPRDPPDSTRVGSGRCRHDAAQCSGFDGTTAARCRGTRTRSLEPARTAGHPCGSFRLQLGMPSPLTSAIIMVSILMILRYEEECPLAVTRKISITVSLEPDQVAQLDTISETTRVPKSVLVREAVARVLKDYQALLNPHDGARGDQTSKSRTND; encoded by the coding sequence ATGAGCTCCATGACACGTTCTCCTCGGGATCCGCCGGACAGCACGCGCGTTGGGTCGGGCCGTTGCCGCCATGACGCCGCGCAATGCAGCGGCTTCGATGGTACCACAGCGGCGCGATGCCGTGGAACGCGAACACGTTCGCTTGAGCCCGCGCGAACTGCAGGACATCCTTGCGGCAGCTTCCGTTTGCAGCTGGGTATGCCCTCGCCCTTGACAAGTGCAATTATTATGGTTAGCATACTCATGATTCTTCGCTATGAGGAGGAATGCCCGTTGGCTGTAACAAGGAAGATCTCGATCACCGTATCTCTAGAACCCGACCAGGTAGCGCAACTCGACACCATATCCGAAACGACGAGGGTTCCGAAGAGCGTGCTTGTGAGGGAAGCCGTAGCTCGAGTTCTCAAGGACTACCAAGCTCTCCTTAATCCTCACGATGGCGCCAGAGGTGACCAGACCAGCAAGAGTAGGACCAATGACTAG
- the rpsD gene encoding 30S ribosomal protein S4, producing MQAGRGRFRSGRRACSVCLSPLAALTYATASWRWRAALRLSTGTAGWIADRTRILRHTRSDGGSGFMIRAGRPKHKICRKAGYCLWGDPRCPSLKRPYASGEHGQKQYRRSDYSRMLFEKQKLRYTFNVTERQFRNSFDKAKRMAGVTAENLLRLLETRLDSIVFRSGLAASPFHARQLVAHGHFLLDGHRVTIPSMVIKPGQVISIRPKSRSQDWADIGVAHLDNLPVPYLQGNAQQGSVWLTALPNMDQVPIGDIDVQQTVSYYSRV from the coding sequence ATGCAGGCAGGACGTGGACGGTTCCGAAGCGGTCGCCGCGCCTGTTCGGTTTGCCTTAGCCCGTTGGCTGCACTAACATACGCTACGGCGTCATGGCGCTGGAGAGCCGCCCTGCGCCTATCGACAGGAACAGCGGGCTGGATTGCAGACAGAACACGGATCCTACGACACACACGTTCGGACGGAGGATCGGGCTTCATGATTCGAGCTGGCAGGCCCAAGCACAAAATCTGCCGGAAGGCGGGCTATTGCCTGTGGGGCGACCCGCGCTGTCCCTCGCTCAAGCGTCCCTACGCATCCGGTGAGCACGGGCAGAAGCAGTATCGGCGGTCGGACTACTCGCGGATGCTTTTCGAGAAGCAGAAGCTCCGATACACGTTCAACGTGACGGAGCGTCAGTTCCGCAACAGCTTCGACAAGGCGAAGCGGATGGCGGGAGTCACGGCGGAGAATCTGCTTCGGCTGCTAGAGACACGGCTCGACTCGATCGTGTTTCGTTCCGGGTTGGCGGCGTCTCCGTTCCATGCGCGCCAGCTCGTCGCTCACGGGCATTTCCTGCTCGATGGGCATCGGGTCACGATTCCTTCGATGGTGATCAAGCCGGGACAGGTCATCTCGATCCGTCCGAAGTCGCGCAGCCAGGATTGGGCTGACATCGGCGTGGCGCACCTCGACAACCTGCCGGTTCCTTACCTGCAGGGGAACGCGCAGCAAGGCTCCGTTTGGCTGACCGCGCTTCCCAACATGGATCAGGTGCCCATCGGCGATATCGACGTGCAGCAGACGGTTTCCTACTACTCGCGCGTGTAG
- a CDS encoding sugar phosphate isomerase/epimerase yields MSMLTIIIALVKGEGIPSCKRKLPQGCPAVRAGSSERVRVPRHRAAVVPSKPLHCAASWRQRPDPTRVLSGGSRGERVMELIFFTKFLKSLNPQQIGEAAKRIGVDGVDLAVRDGYAVNPSNVSTALAPAMRTWRSQGVTVPMVTLEGGATDPSDPTLIAIFEACGAEGIGLIKLGYWHWGGSQPYWEGVASIRRALEGFTKLGERTGVCSLIHTHSGSCFGLNASAAMHLAHDFDPKHVGVYLDPGHLALCGEPLPMALAMVGSHLKMVGAKNARHERADGGKWRTVWTTLADGLVDWGGAVQTFARSGFEGPFSVHGEYSVTEETEGVLRLAAEDVALLRAAAG; encoded by the coding sequence ATGAGTATGCTAACCATAATAATTGCACTTGTCAAGGGCGAGGGCATACCCAGCTGCAAACGGAAGCTGCCGCAAGGATGTCCTGCAGTTCGCGCGGGCTCAAGCGAACGTGTTCGCGTTCCACGGCATCGCGCCGCTGTGGTACCATCGAAGCCGCTGCATTGCGCGGCGTCATGGCGGCAACGGCCCGACCCAACGCGCGTGCTGTCCGGCGGATCCCGAGGAGAACGTGTCATGGAGCTCATCTTCTTCACGAAGTTCCTCAAGAGTCTGAACCCTCAGCAGATCGGCGAAGCGGCGAAGCGCATCGGCGTCGACGGGGTCGATCTGGCGGTCCGAGACGGGTACGCGGTGAACCCGTCGAACGTCTCGACGGCGCTGGCTCCGGCGATGCGCACCTGGCGGTCGCAGGGCGTCACTGTGCCGATGGTGACCCTCGAAGGCGGCGCGACCGATCCGTCGGACCCGACCCTCATCGCGATCTTCGAAGCGTGCGGAGCCGAGGGCATCGGGCTCATCAAGCTGGGCTACTGGCACTGGGGCGGCTCCCAGCCGTATTGGGAGGGCGTCGCGTCGATCCGCCGCGCTTTGGAGGGGTTCACGAAGCTGGGAGAGCGAACGGGCGTCTGCAGCCTGATCCATACGCACAGCGGGAGTTGCTTCGGGCTGAACGCATCGGCGGCGATGCACCTGGCGCACGACTTCGACCCGAAGCATGTGGGCGTGTACCTCGACCCCGGGCACCTCGCGTTGTGCGGGGAACCCCTACCGATGGCGCTCGCGATGGTGGGTTCCCACCTGAAGATGGTCGGAGCGAAGAACGCGCGCCACGAACGCGCCGACGGCGGAAAATGGCGAACCGTCTGGACGACGCTCGCCGACGGGCTGGTTGATTGGGGCGGCGCGGTCCAGACGTTCGCGCGGTCCGGGTTCGAGGGTCCTTTCAGCGTCCACGGCGAGTACTCGGTCACCGAGGAGACAGAGGGCGTGCTCCGACTCGCCGCCGAGGATGTCGCGCTGCTGCGTGCTGCCGCTGGCTGA